One genomic segment of Burkholderia pyrrocinia includes these proteins:
- a CDS encoding oxygenase MpaB family protein has translation MTTPPSRLPASPAPGPRWAEPIRKRLVAGITHLTANGGGPTLDLSSPPGDPGLFGPDAVCWRVHADFTSMMTGGIAALLLQALHPLALAGVWDHSSFRTDILGRLRRTATFITGTTFGSRADALALIERVKTIHARISGTAPDGRPYRADDPALLTWVHVAEVSSFLAAHLCYVNPALSGELQDRYYAETALVAELLGAHEVPRSRAEIAAYLARMQPELEAGPHTFDVMAILLNVPVAKPALRPAASLMMHAGIDLLPPWAQRMLGVSTFAPLRRAVVRPGVRAVAPVLRWALVNGASKRARRRATAPPPDGAPPA, from the coding sequence ATGACGACGCCCCCTAGCCGCCTCCCCGCCTCACCCGCACCGGGCCCGCGCTGGGCGGAACCGATCCGCAAGCGGCTCGTGGCCGGCATCACGCACCTGACGGCGAACGGCGGCGGCCCGACGCTCGATCTCTCGTCGCCGCCCGGCGATCCGGGGCTGTTCGGCCCCGACGCCGTCTGCTGGCGCGTGCATGCCGACTTCACGTCGATGATGACCGGCGGCATCGCCGCGCTGCTGCTGCAGGCGCTCCATCCGCTCGCGCTCGCGGGCGTCTGGGATCATTCGTCGTTTCGCACCGACATCCTCGGCCGCTTGCGGCGCACCGCCACGTTCATCACCGGCACGACGTTCGGCAGTCGCGCGGACGCGCTCGCGCTGATCGAGCGCGTGAAAACGATCCACGCCCGCATCTCGGGTACCGCGCCCGACGGTCGGCCGTACCGCGCCGACGATCCGGCGTTGCTGACCTGGGTGCATGTCGCGGAAGTGTCGAGTTTCCTCGCCGCGCATCTGTGCTACGTGAATCCGGCGCTGTCGGGCGAATTGCAGGACCGCTATTACGCCGAAACGGCCTTGGTCGCCGAACTGCTCGGCGCACACGAGGTGCCGCGTTCGCGCGCCGAGATAGCCGCGTATCTCGCGCGCATGCAGCCCGAACTCGAGGCCGGGCCGCACACCTTCGACGTGATGGCCATCCTGCTGAATGTCCCGGTCGCGAAGCCCGCGCTGCGGCCGGCCGCGTCGCTGATGATGCATGCCGGGATCGACCTGCTGCCGCCGTGGGCGCAGCGCATGCTCGGCGTGTCGACGTTCGCGCCGTTGCGACGCGCGGTGGTCCGGCCCGGCGTACGGGCCGTCGCCCCCGTGCTGCGCTGGGCGCTCGTCAACGGCGCGTCGAAGCGCGCACGCCGTCGCGCGACCGCGCCGCCGCCCGACGGCGCCCCGCCTGCCTGA
- a CDS encoding ParB/Srx family N-terminal domain-containing protein, translated as MPAMPRLPIRFALAASLSAVLALSACGGDDVAAVARTDAQTPSGGTTTTPTPAATVTPQPGKWKSARTGDLIDVTLGDLHPTQGAIGYDQIYYKLGRYELQPDKKFDDFCADEGLGGVASNGYTARSALREPASYACTTADANARDRSVLNPVVIGPNGDALYLTDGHHGLSTYYETPDGGPALHVHVVVKDNLSDYSGDAFWQQMQSRGYVRLKNGEGKPITTAQLPTGLGLKLGMTNDRYRSLVYFTRDIGYSKPAQATDYLEFYWADWLRAQPDTFSLAGYDPTRAGATDPDPAKADTGYLNAVWNASTRMVAATDPVIDGKTGADLGRADAINGGKKYNKGEFDKLRQPITADKPGKIAYALDYKTRHGLPQ; from the coding sequence ATGCCCGCGATGCCACGCCTGCCGATCCGTTTCGCCCTTGCCGCCAGCCTGTCCGCCGTCCTCGCCCTGTCCGCCTGCGGAGGCGACGATGTCGCCGCGGTCGCGCGCACGGATGCGCAAACGCCGTCCGGCGGCACCACGACGACGCCCACGCCGGCCGCCACCGTCACGCCGCAACCGGGCAAATGGAAGAGCGCCCGCACGGGCGACCTGATCGACGTGACGCTCGGCGATCTCCATCCGACGCAGGGCGCGATCGGCTACGACCAGATCTACTACAAGCTCGGCCGCTACGAACTGCAGCCCGACAAGAAATTCGACGACTTCTGCGCGGACGAAGGCCTCGGCGGCGTCGCGTCGAACGGCTATACGGCCCGTTCGGCGCTGCGCGAGCCGGCGAGCTACGCGTGCACGACGGCCGACGCGAACGCCCGCGACCGCTCGGTGCTGAACCCCGTCGTGATCGGCCCGAACGGCGATGCGCTGTACCTGACCGACGGCCACCACGGCCTGTCGACCTACTACGAGACGCCCGACGGCGGCCCGGCGCTGCACGTGCACGTCGTCGTCAAGGACAACCTCAGCGACTACTCGGGCGACGCGTTCTGGCAGCAGATGCAAAGCCGCGGCTATGTGCGCCTCAAGAACGGCGAAGGCAAACCGATCACGACCGCACAACTGCCGACCGGGCTCGGCCTGAAACTCGGGATGACGAACGACCGCTACCGGTCGCTCGTCTATTTCACGCGCGACATCGGCTACAGCAAGCCCGCACAGGCCACCGACTACCTCGAGTTCTACTGGGCCGACTGGCTGCGCGCACAGCCGGACACGTTCTCGCTCGCCGGCTACGACCCGACGCGCGCCGGCGCGACCGACCCCGATCCGGCAAAAGCCGACACGGGCTACCTGAACGCGGTCTGGAATGCGTCGACGCGCATGGTCGCGGCTACGGACCCCGTGATCGACGGCAAGACCGGCGCCGACCTCGGGCGCGCCGATGCGATCAACGGCGGAAAGAAATACAACAAGGGGGAATTCGACAAGCTGCGCCAGCCGATCACGGCCGACAAGCCCGGCAAGATCGCCTACGCGCTCGACTACAAGACGCGCCACGGGCTGCCGCAGTAA
- a CDS encoding histidine phosphatase family protein codes for MATTQILFIRHGETAWNRIKRIQGHIDIPLADTGLAQAQRLAARLAREARDGARMDAVYSSDLMRAQQTAQPFADALGLPLQLRDGLRERSYGAFQGHDSTEIEALFPDAYAAWQTRDPGFSPEGGESQRAFYHRVLHALEPIVAAHSGGRIACVAHGGVLDCVYRFANGLDLSAPRNYQLLNTSINVVDYVDGRAQVVQWADVSHLDAASDDDDGYRKVL; via the coding sequence ATGGCCACCACGCAGATTCTTTTCATTCGCCATGGCGAGACGGCCTGGAACCGCATCAAGCGCATCCAGGGCCATATCGACATCCCGCTGGCCGACACGGGTCTCGCGCAGGCGCAGCGGCTGGCCGCGCGGCTCGCGAGAGAGGCGCGCGATGGCGCACGGATGGACGCGGTCTATTCGAGCGACCTGATGCGCGCGCAGCAGACCGCGCAACCCTTTGCCGATGCGCTCGGGCTGCCGCTGCAGTTGCGGGACGGGTTGCGCGAACGCTCGTACGGCGCGTTCCAGGGGCACGACAGCACCGAGATCGAGGCGCTGTTTCCGGACGCGTACGCGGCCTGGCAGACGCGCGATCCGGGCTTCTCGCCGGAAGGCGGCGAGTCGCAGCGCGCGTTCTATCACCGCGTGCTGCATGCGCTCGAGCCGATCGTCGCCGCGCATTCGGGCGGCCGGATCGCGTGCGTCGCGCACGGCGGCGTGCTCGACTGCGTGTACCGTTTTGCGAACGGTCTCGATCTGTCGGCGCCGCGCAACTATCAGTTGCTCAACACCAGCATCAACGTCGTCGATTACGTGGATGGCCGCGCACAGGTCGTGCAGTGGGCCGACGTGTCGCATCTGGACGCCGCGAGCGACGACGATGACGGGTATCGCAAGGTACTCTAG
- the dtd gene encoding D-aminoacyl-tRNA deacylase, translated as MIALIQRVKRADVRVGDRTTGEIGAGLLALVCAERGDTDAAADKLLAKLLGYRVFSDAAGKMNLPVSNIDGAGRAGGLLLVSQFTLAADTNSGLRPSFTPAAPPDEGARLFDYFVAAARARHPVVETGEFGADMQVSLVNDGPVTFWLQVRP; from the coding sequence ATGATCGCGCTGATCCAGCGCGTGAAGCGCGCCGACGTGCGCGTCGGCGACCGCACGACGGGCGAGATCGGCGCGGGCCTGCTCGCGCTGGTCTGCGCGGAGCGCGGCGACACCGACGCGGCGGCCGACAAGTTGCTCGCGAAGCTGCTCGGCTACCGCGTGTTCAGCGACGCGGCCGGCAAGATGAACCTTCCGGTGTCGAATATCGACGGTGCGGGCCGCGCAGGCGGCCTGCTGCTCGTGTCGCAGTTCACGCTGGCGGCCGATACCAACAGCGGGCTGCGCCCGAGCTTCACGCCGGCCGCGCCGCCCGACGAAGGCGCGCGGCTGTTCGACTATTTCGTCGCGGCCGCGCGGGCGCGCCATCCCGTCGTCGAGACGGGCGAGTTCGGCGCCGACATGCAGGTGTCGCTCGTCAACGACGGCCCTGTCACGTTCTGGCTGCAAGTGCGGCCCTGA
- the tyrS gene encoding tyrosine--tRNA ligase, which produces MSTEPSSKPVFPITDEVRHALAVTKRGVDELLIEEEFAQKLARSAATGTPLRIKLGLDPTAPDIHIGHTVVLNKMRQLQDLGHTVIFLIGDFTSLIGDPSGRNATRPPLTREQIESNAKTYFEQAALVLDREKTEIRYNSEWSMPLGADGMIKLASRYTVARILEREDFTKRFQGGVPISIHEFLYPLMQGYDSVALNADLELGGTDQKFNLLVGRELQKQYGQEQQCILTMPLLEGLDGVEKMSKSKGNYVGISEKPTDMFGKLMSISDSLMWRYFELLSFRSLDEIAGFRREAEGGRNPRDFKVLLAQEIVARFHSQPDAERALEDFNHRAKGGVPDDIPSVTLAGAPLAIGQLLKQAGLVPSTSEALRNIEQGGVKIDGATVSDKGLKVEAGEFVVQVGKRRFARVTLTA; this is translated from the coding sequence ATGAGCACCGAACCCAGTTCCAAGCCCGTTTTCCCGATCACCGACGAAGTCCGGCATGCGCTCGCCGTCACGAAGCGCGGCGTCGACGAGCTGCTGATCGAGGAAGAGTTCGCGCAGAAGCTCGCGCGCAGCGCGGCCACCGGCACGCCGCTTCGCATCAAGCTCGGCCTCGACCCGACCGCGCCCGACATCCACATCGGCCATACGGTCGTGCTGAACAAGATGCGTCAGCTTCAGGACCTCGGCCACACGGTGATCTTCCTGATCGGCGATTTCACGTCGCTGATCGGCGATCCGTCGGGCCGCAACGCGACGCGCCCGCCGCTCACGCGCGAGCAGATCGAGTCGAACGCGAAGACCTACTTCGAGCAGGCCGCACTCGTGCTCGATCGCGAAAAGACCGAGATCCGCTACAACAGCGAATGGTCGATGCCGCTCGGCGCGGACGGGATGATCAAGCTCGCGTCGCGCTACACGGTCGCGCGGATCCTCGAGCGCGAGGATTTCACGAAGCGTTTCCAGGGCGGCGTGCCGATCTCGATCCACGAATTCCTGTACCCGCTGATGCAGGGCTACGATTCGGTCGCGCTGAACGCCGATCTCGAACTCGGCGGCACCGACCAGAAGTTCAACCTGCTGGTCGGCCGCGAACTGCAGAAGCAGTACGGCCAGGAACAGCAGTGCATCCTGACGATGCCGCTGCTCGAGGGTCTCGACGGCGTCGAGAAGATGTCGAAGTCGAAGGGCAACTACGTCGGCATCAGCGAGAAGCCGACCGACATGTTCGGCAAGCTGATGAGCATCTCGGACTCGCTGATGTGGCGTTACTTCGAGCTGCTGTCGTTCCGCAGCCTCGACGAGATCGCCGGCTTCAGGCGCGAGGCCGAAGGCGGCCGCAACCCGCGCGACTTCAAGGTGCTGCTCGCGCAGGAAATCGTCGCGCGGTTCCACTCGCAGCCCGACGCCGAGCGTGCGCTCGAAGACTTCAACCACCGCGCGAAGGGCGGCGTGCCGGACGATATTCCGTCGGTCACGCTCGCCGGCGCGCCGCTCGCGATCGGCCAGTTGCTGAAGCAGGCCGGCCTCGTGCCGTCGACGAGCGAGGCGCTGCGCAACATCGAGCAGGGCGGCGTGAAGATCGACGGCGCGACCGTGTCGGACAAGGGCCTGAAGGTCGAGGCCGGCGAGTTCGTCGTGCAGGTCGGCAAGCGCCGCTTCGCGCGCGTCACGCTGACCGCATGA
- a CDS encoding anhydro-N-acetylmuramic acid kinase, with product MPQRQPQNVHPADGIYFGLMSGTSMDGVDGVAVRFEAGKAPAVLAEAFVGFAQSLRDALFALQQPGDNEIDRESLAANALVTRYAVCCHELQRTAGLSRDEIRAIGVHGQTVRHRPERGYTRQLNNPALLAELTQVDVIADFRSRDVAAGGHGAPLAPAFHATVFGAPGETRVVCNLGGISNITILPGEGGDVRGFDCGPANALIDAWATRHLGKPYDDGGKFAARGTVHAPLLEALLDEPYFTAPPPKSTGRDLFNPAWLDAKLAAFAQVAPQDVQATLTVLTAVSVAREIAQHAPGCKAVFVCGGGARNPVLLDALRHALREAGVPATVDTTAALGVPPQQVEALAFAWLAYRFTARQPGNLATVTGAPGNRVLGALYPR from the coding sequence GTGCCGCAACGACAGCCGCAAAACGTCCATCCGGCCGACGGCATCTACTTCGGGCTGATGTCGGGAACCAGCATGGACGGCGTCGACGGTGTCGCCGTGCGCTTCGAGGCCGGCAAGGCGCCGGCCGTGCTCGCGGAAGCGTTCGTCGGCTTCGCGCAATCGCTGCGCGACGCGCTGTTCGCGCTGCAGCAGCCCGGCGACAACGAGATCGACCGCGAATCGCTCGCGGCAAACGCGCTCGTCACGCGCTACGCGGTGTGTTGCCACGAATTGCAGCGCACCGCCGGGCTGTCGCGCGACGAGATCCGCGCGATCGGCGTGCACGGCCAGACGGTGCGCCATCGCCCCGAGCGCGGCTATACGCGGCAACTCAACAACCCGGCGCTGCTCGCGGAGCTGACCCAGGTCGATGTGATCGCCGATTTCCGCAGCCGCGATGTGGCCGCCGGCGGCCACGGCGCGCCGCTCGCACCGGCGTTTCATGCGACGGTGTTCGGTGCGCCGGGCGAGACGCGCGTCGTCTGCAACCTCGGCGGGATCAGCAACATCACGATCCTGCCCGGCGAAGGCGGCGACGTGCGCGGCTTCGACTGCGGCCCCGCGAATGCGCTGATCGATGCGTGGGCGACCCGCCATCTCGGCAAGCCGTACGACGACGGCGGCAAGTTCGCCGCGCGCGGCACCGTGCACGCGCCGCTGCTCGAAGCACTGCTCGACGAACCGTATTTCACCGCGCCGCCGCCGAAAAGCACCGGACGCGACCTGTTCAATCCCGCATGGCTCGACGCGAAGCTCGCCGCGTTCGCGCAGGTCGCGCCGCAGGACGTGCAGGCGACCCTCACGGTGCTCACCGCCGTCTCGGTCGCACGCGAGATCGCGCAGCACGCACCCGGCTGCAAGGCCGTCTTCGTGTGCGGCGGCGGTGCGCGCAATCCGGTGCTGCTCGACGCGCTCCGGCATGCGCTGCGCGAGGCCGGCGTGCCGGCCACAGTCGATACGACGGCCGCGCTCGGCGTGCCGCCGCAACAGGTCGAGGCGCTCGCGTTCGCGTGGCTCGCGTACCGCTTCACCGCGCGCCAGCCCGGCAATCTCGCGACGGTCACCGGTGCGCCCGGCAACCGCGTGCTCGGCGCGCTCTACCCGCGCTGA
- the erpA gene encoding iron-sulfur cluster insertion protein ErpA: MNAVTESAATTTEMPLPFVFTDAAADKVKQLIDEEGNPDLKLRVFVQGGGCSGFQYGFTFDEEVNEDDTVMNKNGVQLLIDSMSYQYLVGAEIDYKDDINGAQFVIKNPNATTTCGCGSSFSV; encoded by the coding sequence ATGAACGCTGTTACCGAATCCGCAGCAACGACGACCGAAATGCCGCTTCCGTTCGTCTTCACCGACGCCGCGGCCGACAAGGTCAAGCAACTGATCGACGAAGAGGGCAATCCCGACCTGAAGCTGCGCGTGTTCGTGCAGGGTGGCGGCTGCTCCGGCTTCCAGTATGGCTTCACGTTCGACGAGGAAGTCAACGAGGACGACACCGTGATGAACAAGAACGGCGTCCAGCTCCTGATCGACTCGATGAGCTACCAGTACCTGGTCGGTGCCGAGATCGACTACAAGGACGACATCAACGGCGCCCAGTTCGTGATCAAGAACCCGAACGCGACCACCACCTGCGGGTGCGGCTCGTCGTTCTCGGTCTGA
- the rpsI gene encoding 30S ribosomal protein S9 — MIGNWNYGTGRRKSAVARVFIKAGKGDIVVNGKPIADYFSRETSLMIVRQPLELTNHGQTFDIKVNVTGGGETGQAGAVRHGITRALIDYDATLKPSLSSAGFVTRDAREVERKKVGLRKARRAKQFSKR; from the coding sequence ATGATCGGTAACTGGAACTACGGTACGGGCCGCCGCAAGAGCGCAGTCGCACGTGTCTTCATCAAGGCTGGCAAGGGCGACATCGTCGTCAACGGCAAGCCCATCGCTGACTACTTCTCGCGCGAAACGTCGCTGATGATCGTGCGTCAACCGCTGGAACTCACGAACCACGGCCAGACGTTCGACATCAAGGTGAACGTGACGGGCGGCGGCGAAACGGGTCAGGCAGGCGCAGTGCGCCACGGCATCACCCGTGCACTGATCGACTACGATGCGACGCTGAAGCCGTCGCTGTCGAGCGCAGGCTTCGTGACGCGCGATGCGCGTGAAGTCGAGCGTAAGAAGGTCGGTCTGCGCAAGGCACGCCGCGCCAAGCAGTTCTCGAAGCGTTAA
- the rplM gene encoding 50S ribosomal protein L13 has protein sequence MKTFSAKAHEVTREWYVIDATDKVLGRVASEVARRLRGKHKPEFTPHVDTGDFIIIINASKLKVTGNKTLDKKYYRHSGYPGGIYETTFGKMQERFPGRALEKAVKGMLPKGPLGYAMIKKLKVYAEATHPHSAQQPKALEI, from the coding sequence ATGAAGACGTTTTCCGCAAAAGCCCATGAGGTGACGCGCGAATGGTACGTGATTGACGCGACGGATAAGGTTCTCGGCCGTGTTGCCAGCGAAGTGGCACGCCGTCTGCGCGGCAAGCACAAGCCTGAGTTCACCCCGCACGTCGACACTGGTGATTTCATCATCATCATCAACGCGAGCAAGTTGAAGGTCACGGGCAACAAGACGCTGGACAAGAAGTACTACCGTCACTCGGGTTACCCGGGCGGTATCTATGAAACGACGTTCGGCAAGATGCAGGAACGCTTCCCGGGCCGTGCGCTCGAGAAGGCGGTCAAGGGCATGCTGCCGAAGGGCCCGCTCGGCTACGCGATGATCAAGAAGCTGAAGGTCTACGCAGAAGCGACGCATCCGCATTCGGCTCAACAGCCGAAGGCGCTCGAGATCTAA
- a CDS encoding DUF1090 family protein, with product MMKQRLTPFFAAALLAAAAPAVAAQAGCEAKLDALDARIAEARTAHAEDRVARLRAVRERVRHFCARGHGHASAVRAPAPDARSHGTPPDATSQPVARQPA from the coding sequence ATGATGAAACAACGACTCACGCCCTTCTTCGCGGCCGCGCTGCTGGCCGCCGCGGCGCCTGCCGTCGCCGCTCAGGCCGGCTGCGAAGCCAAGCTCGACGCGCTCGATGCGCGCATTGCCGAAGCCCGGACCGCCCATGCCGAGGATCGCGTCGCCCGCCTGCGCGCGGTGCGCGAACGCGTCCGCCACTTCTGCGCGCGCGGCCACGGCCATGCGTCGGCCGTCCGCGCGCCGGCACCCGACGCACGCTCGCACGGCACGCCGCCCGACGCGACTTCGCAGCCGGTCGCGCGACAGCCCGCGTGA